The Flavobacterium psychrophilum genome includes a region encoding these proteins:
- a CDS encoding RNA polymerase subunit sigma-70 gives MKVIALHQEEKDIIAQAAANNRHAQQKIYSKHAPKMLSICRQYVKDVQQAEDIMITAFMKVFTNLKAFEHKGSFEGWIRRIMVNECISYIRVQKKVSFLEDEYYVEDTFNNIESQFSVEDIQTLIDSLPDGYKMVFNLYAIEGFKHQEIAKMLGINEGTSKSQLSHARKMLKEQINKLKNYENGTE, from the coding sequence TTGAAAGTAATAGCCTTACATCAGGAAGAGAAAGACATCATTGCCCAGGCAGCGGCGAACAACCGCCACGCCCAGCAAAAGATCTACTCTAAGCATGCACCGAAAATGCTGAGCATATGCCGGCAATATGTAAAAGATGTGCAGCAGGCAGAAGACATAATGATAACGGCTTTTATGAAGGTGTTTACCAATCTTAAAGCCTTTGAACATAAAGGCAGCTTTGAAGGATGGATACGCAGGATTATGGTTAACGAATGTATCTCTTATATAAGAGTACAAAAAAAGGTAAGTTTTCTGGAAGATGAATATTATGTAGAAGACACCTTTAATAATATTGAGAGTCAGTTTTCGGTAGAAGATATACAAACGCTTATAGACAGCCTGCCGGACGGATACAAAATGGTCTTTAACCTTTATGCGATTGAAGGGTTTAAACATCAGGAAATAGCAAAGATGCTGGGGATTAATGAAGGAACATCAAAATCGCAATTATCGCATGCAAGGAAGATGCTGAAGGAGCAGATTAACAAATTAAAGAATTATGAAAATGGAACCGAATAA
- a CDS encoding cobalt transporter, with protein sequence MSHDHSHGHSHSHHHTSAKNIKVAFFLNFGFTILEIIGGFYVNSVSILSDALHDLGDSLSLGISWYLHNRSKREADNKFTFGYSRFSILGALINSVILIGGSVYVIIEAVKRLFHPEPSDAQGMLIFAIIGITVNGYAAFKLSHGTSLNERVVSWHLIEDVLGWAAVLVVSIVMMFTDAPYLDPALSLAITLFILYNVIKRLRETFVILLQGTPEGIDPEKIKMEILAIPNIASLHNMNVWSLEGENHVFTAHIKLNNVTGFTEVLEAKRRVKDLLKKYPFSHYTIEVELKDESCEMASRHNHNGLES encoded by the coding sequence ATGTCACACGATCATTCCCACGGCCATAGCCATTCGCACCATCATACCTCTGCTAAAAATATAAAAGTTGCTTTTTTTCTCAATTTTGGTTTTACTATACTCGAAATTATAGGTGGATTTTATGTGAATAGTGTATCGATACTATCAGATGCTTTGCATGACCTTGGCGACAGTCTTTCTTTGGGGATATCGTGGTACCTGCATAACCGCTCTAAAAGAGAAGCCGACAACAAATTCACTTTCGGTTATAGCCGTTTCTCTATTTTGGGCGCACTTATAAACAGCGTAATATTAATTGGCGGATCTGTATATGTAATTATAGAGGCTGTTAAAAGGCTTTTTCACCCCGAACCATCGGATGCTCAGGGTATGCTGATATTTGCCATTATAGGCATCACGGTAAACGGTTATGCGGCTTTTAAGCTCAGTCATGGAACATCACTTAATGAAAGGGTAGTAAGCTGGCATTTAATCGAAGATGTCTTAGGCTGGGCTGCGGTACTTGTTGTTTCTATAGTAATGATGTTTACCGATGCACCGTATCTCGATCCGGCATTATCATTGGCTATAACGTTATTCATCTTATATAATGTTATAAAAAGGCTTAGGGAAACTTTTGTGATACTCTTACAGGGCACACCCGAAGGTATCGATCCGGAGAAAATTAAAATGGAGATACTGGCAATACCTAATATCGCATCATTACATAACATGAATGTATGGTCGCTTGAGGGAGAGAACCATGTGTTTACAGCCCATATAAAACTAAACAATGTTACCGGTTTTACAGAAGTGCTTGAAGCCAAGCGCAGGGTAAAAGACCTGCTTAAGAAATACCCGTTCTCGCATTATACCATAGAGGTGGAGCTTAAGGATGAATCGTGTGAAATGGCTTCTCGGCACAATCATAACGGACTGGAATCGTAG
- a CDS encoding DNA primase codes for MISKSSIDTVFETARVEEVIGDFVVLKKAGTNFKGLSPFSNERSPSFMVSPVKQIWKDFSSGKGGNAVAFLMEHEHFTYPEAIRYLAKKYNIELEETEQSEQDKEQANEKESMYLVSEYAQKYFQNILLNTDEGQAIGYSYFKERGFTGDTIKKFGLGYSPEEWDAFTKDALGKAYKLDYLDKTGFTIVREDGRHIDRFRGRVMFPIQSMSGRVLGFGGRILGNDKKAAKYLNSPESDIYHKSKVLYGIFHAKQSIAKQDNCYLVEGYTDVIQFHQAGIENTVASSGTALTPDQIRLISRLTKNITVLFDGDAAGLRASIRGIDLILEEGMNVKVCTFPDGEDPDSFAKKTPHDDLVAYLAENAKDFIQFKAGLLMDEAKNDPVKKAGLIRDMVTSISKIPDRIQREIYIQECARIMDISEQVLASTLAQLVQKDVVDAGKKAKEEQVANVMKPVPDDEGGMPGQQQTRINILDRVEQKIIEILLLYGNIEEEFQDVYIKYDEEGKEFEETENKNYKVYERIYLNLQEDEIEFTNPMFKDLYKAIIEKYLSGGELVIDTFLNDLHPELQHVATDVYMQDEKYYLHEWEEKKQIPVKEKVVTIANYTNEHIVDLRWLLLGRLIQDLKMQVSPEADNMEILMAVNDYNTLVNYLSRKLNRLRSQFY; via the coding sequence TTGATATCCAAAAGCTCCATAGATACCGTATTTGAAACCGCCCGTGTAGAAGAGGTTATCGGCGACTTTGTAGTGCTTAAAAAGGCAGGTACAAACTTTAAGGGGCTGAGTCCTTTCAGCAATGAGAGGTCACCATCGTTTATGGTATCTCCCGTAAAACAAATCTGGAAAGATTTTAGCTCGGGCAAAGGTGGAAATGCTGTTGCCTTCTTGATGGAACATGAACATTTTACCTATCCGGAGGCGATTCGCTACCTGGCGAAAAAGTATAATATAGAATTAGAAGAAACCGAGCAAAGCGAACAGGACAAAGAGCAGGCTAACGAAAAAGAAAGTATGTACCTGGTGTCGGAATATGCACAGAAGTATTTTCAGAACATATTATTGAATACCGATGAAGGGCAGGCTATAGGCTACTCATATTTTAAAGAGCGTGGCTTTACAGGCGATACTATTAAGAAATTCGGGCTTGGTTATTCTCCCGAAGAATGGGATGCTTTTACTAAAGATGCCTTGGGTAAAGCTTATAAGTTAGATTACCTTGATAAAACAGGTTTTACTATAGTGCGTGAAGACGGCAGGCATATCGATCGTTTCCGCGGACGTGTAATGTTCCCTATACAAAGTATGTCGGGGCGTGTGCTTGGTTTTGGAGGGCGTATTTTAGGTAACGATAAAAAAGCAGCTAAATACCTTAACTCTCCCGAGAGTGATATTTACCACAAAAGTAAAGTGCTGTACGGTATATTTCATGCCAAGCAGTCTATCGCCAAACAGGACAACTGTTACCTTGTTGAAGGGTATACCGATGTTATACAATTCCACCAGGCAGGTATAGAGAATACGGTAGCATCATCGGGAACGGCATTAACACCCGACCAGATACGGCTTATCAGCAGGCTTACTAAAAATATAACCGTTCTTTTTGATGGAGATGCCGCCGGTTTAAGGGCTTCCATTCGTGGTATAGACCTTATTCTTGAAGAGGGTATGAATGTAAAGGTGTGTACCTTCCCTGATGGGGAAGACCCGGACAGCTTTGCAAAGAAAACCCCTCATGATGACCTGGTGGCTTACCTTGCAGAAAATGCGAAAGACTTTATACAATTCAAGGCCGGCCTCCTTATGGATGAGGCGAAGAATGACCCTGTAAAAAAAGCAGGGCTTATAAGGGATATGGTAACCAGTATCTCTAAAATCCCGGACAGGATACAGCGTGAAATATACATACAGGAGTGTGCACGTATCATGGATATTTCTGAGCAGGTACTCGCCAGTACACTGGCGCAGCTTGTACAAAAGGATGTTGTAGATGCAGGTAAAAAAGCAAAGGAGGAGCAGGTAGCAAATGTTATGAAACCTGTGCCTGATGATGAGGGCGGTATGCCTGGGCAGCAGCAAACCCGAATTAATATTCTTGACAGGGTAGAGCAGAAAATAATAGAGATATTATTACTGTACGGAAATATAGAAGAAGAATTTCAGGATGTATACATCAAGTATGATGAGGAAGGTAAGGAGTTTGAGGAAACCGAAAACAAGAATTATAAGGTTTACGAACGTATCTACCTTAACCTTCAGGAAGATGAAATAGAATTTACCAACCCTATGTTCAAAGATCTTTATAAAGCGATTATAGAGAAATATCTTTCGGGAGGCGAACTTGTTATCGACACGTTTCTGAATGACCTTCACCCGGAGTTACAGCACGTAGCTACCGATGTGTATATGCAGGATGAAAAATACTACTTGCACGAGTGGGAAGAAAAAAAGCAGATTCCTGTAAAAGAAAAGGTGGTTACTATTGCCAACTACACCAACGAACATATTGTAGACCTGCGCTGGCTGCTCTTAGGGAGGCTTATACAGGACTTAAAGATGCAGGTGAGCCCGGAAGCAGACAACATGGAAATATTAATGGCTGTGAACGATTACAATACGCTGGTGAATTATCTTTCCCGTAAGCTAAACAGGTTAAGAAGCCAGTTCTATTAA
- a CDS encoding LuxR family transcriptional regulator has product MIKLCLADNHPVVHYGMKSYFSDNPQISFAGVVNNLDSLLDTLGKKTVDVAVIDLELEGLTSISAVKSLVKEFPETKVVIFTNLAEQIYAPNALKAGVSAYVHKSAKMEELENAIKRVNDGEVVFSEAVKKNLALLNKGKKSERLYRKLSSREIEVLRYLSEGKKNKEIAKLLDLNEKTISTYKLRLLTKLHVTNLVDLVNKAKTLDIV; this is encoded by the coding sequence ATGATCAAACTATGCCTCGCGGATAATCACCCCGTAGTGCACTACGGCATGAAATCGTATTTTAGCGATAATCCGCAAATTAGTTTTGCCGGCGTGGTTAACAACCTGGACAGCCTTCTTGACACATTGGGCAAAAAAACAGTTGATGTTGCCGTTATCGACCTTGAATTGGAAGGTCTTACAAGTATCAGCGCTGTTAAATCGCTTGTCAAGGAATTTCCTGAAACCAAGGTAGTTATTTTTACCAACCTTGCAGAGCAAATTTATGCTCCTAATGCCCTTAAAGCAGGAGTTTCTGCCTATGTGCACAAAAGTGCCAAAATGGAAGAATTAGAAAATGCCATCAAAAGAGTCAACGATGGCGAAGTTGTATTTAGCGAAGCTGTAAAGAAAAATCTTGCGCTGCTTAACAAAGGTAAAAAATCTGAACGTTTGTACAGAAAACTGTCTTCAAGAGAAATTGAAGTACTGCGTTACCTTAGTGAAGGCAAAAAGAACAAAGAAATTGCAAAGCTTCTTGACTTAAACGAAAAGACAATAAGTACTTATAAGCTGCGCCTGCTTACAAAACTACACGTTACAAATCTTGTAGACCTTGTAAACAAAGCGAAAACATTAGACATAGTTTAG
- a CDS encoding NAD synthetase, whose product MATKSAFQAEAINKHIVNWLHEYAENAGVKGFVVGISGGIDSALTSTLCAQTGLPTLCVEMPIHQAHSHVSRAKEHIKNLKEKFSNVTSAHADLTPIFEAFKKQLPETENPYILNLTLANTRARLRMTTLYYFAGLHSALVAGTGNKVEDFGVGFFTKYGDGGVDISPIADLLKSEVRLLAKHLGVTETIITAKPTDGLFGDDRSDEDQLGASYDELEWAMEQMENGKNHDDFTGREKEVFEIYKRLNTINQHKMKEIPVCEIPPNLK is encoded by the coding sequence ATGGCAACCAAGTCCGCTTTTCAGGCCGAAGCAATAAACAAACATATTGTAAACTGGCTGCATGAATATGCAGAGAACGCAGGAGTTAAGGGTTTTGTTGTAGGCATATCTGGCGGAATTGATTCTGCGCTTACCTCAACATTATGTGCACAGACAGGTTTACCCACCCTTTGTGTTGAAATGCCCATACACCAGGCACACAGCCACGTTTCGCGTGCAAAAGAACATATTAAGAACCTTAAGGAAAAATTTTCTAACGTAACGTCGGCACATGCCGATCTTACCCCTATCTTTGAGGCCTTTAAAAAGCAACTACCTGAAACTGAAAACCCATACATCCTGAACCTGACCCTTGCCAATACAAGAGCCCGCTTAAGAATGACAACTTTATACTATTTTGCAGGCCTTCACAGCGCACTGGTAGCCGGAACAGGTAACAAAGTAGAAGATTTTGGTGTAGGCTTCTTTACAAAATATGGAGATGGCGGTGTAGATATTAGCCCTATTGCCGACCTTTTAAAATCGGAAGTACGATTGCTGGCAAAGCATTTAGGTGTTACAGAAACTATTATTACTGCTAAGCCAACAGACGGACTTTTTGGTGATGACAGAAGCGATGAAGACCAGCTTGGCGCAAGCTACGACGAACTGGAATGGGCAATGGAACAGATGGAAAACGGGAAAAATCATGACGACTTTACCGGAAGGGAAAAAGAAGTTTTTGAAATTTATAAACGACTCAATACGATCAACCAACATAAGATGAAAGAAATACCGGTATGCGAAATTCCGCCTAATTTGAAATAA
- a CDS encoding gliding motility protein GldB, whose translation MKKCILILSLLVFVVACKKESEAESKIAEIPAPKVAIERFDKAFFEAGAQGLPDLKVKYPYLFPEGNEDAVWLNKMKDPFMLKLKAESEKKYPNLDKLQDDMSAFLQHVKYYFPQLPVPRVVSLITDDTDIKAVYTPEVVVVPLSLYLGKDNYLYEGLNKYEIEQYEPSQIMPDIVTSFGYNKIAPPRDRQLLSLMIYYGKELYLKDALIPETPDNNKIGYTKEQLEWAEANEQEIWKYFVDKKLLFDSDPKLPARFINPAPFSKFYLELDNESPGRIGQWMGWQIVKAYAENNKNVPLQDLLAMDAKTIFDNSKYKPKK comes from the coding sequence ATGAAGAAATGTATCCTTATTCTTTCGCTTTTGGTGTTTGTGGTAGCCTGTAAAAAGGAAAGTGAGGCAGAAAGCAAGATAGCCGAGATACCTGCTCCTAAAGTAGCTATTGAGCGTTTTGATAAAGCTTTTTTTGAAGCAGGTGCTCAGGGCCTGCCCGATCTTAAGGTAAAATACCCTTATCTTTTTCCGGAAGGTAACGAAGATGCGGTATGGCTTAACAAGATGAAAGATCCTTTTATGCTTAAGCTAAAAGCCGAATCGGAGAAGAAATATCCTAACCTTGATAAATTGCAGGATGATATGAGTGCTTTTCTTCAGCATGTAAAATATTATTTTCCACAGTTGCCTGTACCCAGGGTTGTTTCGTTAATAACAGACGATACCGATATTAAAGCAGTGTACACTCCTGAGGTTGTAGTTGTGCCATTGAGCCTGTATCTTGGTAAAGACAACTATTTATACGAAGGGCTTAATAAATACGAGATTGAGCAATATGAGCCGTCGCAGATAATGCCGGATATTGTAACTTCTTTCGGATATAATAAAATTGCACCGCCACGCGACAGGCAACTGCTTTCGCTGATGATATACTACGGAAAAGAGCTTTACCTTAAAGATGCACTTATTCCTGAAACACCTGATAATAATAAAATTGGCTATACTAAAGAGCAATTAGAGTGGGCAGAGGCAAACGAGCAGGAAATCTGGAAATACTTTGTGGATAAAAAGCTGTTGTTTGATTCCGACCCGAAATTACCGGCACGATTCATCAACCCTGCGCCTTTTTCAAAATTCTATCTTGAGCTTGATAATGAGTCACCCGGAAGGATAGGCCAGTGGATGGGGTGGCAAATTGTTAAAGCTTACGCAGAAAATAATAAAAATGTACCTTTGCAGGATCTTTTAGCTATGGACGCTAAAACAATTTTTGATAATTCTAAATACAAACCCAAAAAGTAA
- a CDS encoding gliding motility protein GldC: MSANNKKTEIKIHVELDENNVPETMSWDAPDGGVKNQETKAFMLSMWDSKPQESMSINLWTKDMPVDEMKVFYHQTLVTMAENFERATGDKKMTDTMRDFCDYFAEKLEITKK; encoded by the coding sequence ATGTCTGCTAACAATAAAAAAACAGAAATAAAGATACACGTTGAACTTGATGAGAACAATGTTCCGGAAACAATGAGCTGGGACGCACCCGATGGTGGTGTTAAAAATCAGGAGACTAAAGCGTTTATGCTTTCTATGTGGGACAGCAAGCCTCAAGAGAGTATGAGCATTAACCTTTGGACAAAAGATATGCCAGTAGATGAAATGAAGGTGTTTTATCACCAGACGCTTGTTACTATGGCTGAGAACTTTGAACGTGCCACCGGTGACAAAAAAATGACCGATACAATGAGGGATTTCTGTGATTACTTCGCAGAAAAACTGGAAATTACCAAGAAGTAA
- a CDS encoding GTP-binding protein has protein sequence MKINTAEFIISNSEVSKCPKEPLPEYAFIGRSNVGKSSLINMLTGRNSLAKTSGRPGKTQLINHFKINENWFLVDLPGYGYARVSKSTKETFQKFITDYFERREQMVCAFVLIDIRLEAQKIDLEFLEYLGETEVPFCIIFTKADKISRGKVDQHIAAYRKSMLANNWAEMPQYFVTSSTEGTGRDAVLDYISEVNQGIFDNQGFL, from the coding sequence ATGAAAATTAATACTGCCGAATTTATAATAAGCAATTCTGAGGTTAGCAAATGCCCAAAAGAGCCGTTGCCGGAGTACGCTTTCATCGGCAGGAGTAACGTAGGTAAGTCGTCGCTTATCAACATGCTTACAGGCCGTAACAGCCTTGCAAAAACATCCGGAAGACCGGGTAAAACCCAGCTTATCAATCACTTTAAGATAAACGAAAACTGGTTCCTTGTCGATTTACCGGGATACGGCTATGCACGTGTATCTAAGTCTACAAAAGAGACATTCCAGAAATTTATCACCGATTATTTTGAACGCCGTGAACAAATGGTTTGCGCATTTGTACTTATAGATATCCGCCTTGAAGCACAAAAGATAGACCTTGAATTCCTGGAGTACCTGGGAGAAACTGAGGTTCCGTTTTGTATTATCTTCACTAAAGCTGATAAAATAAGCCGCGGAAAGGTAGACCAGCACATTGCTGCATACCGTAAATCGATGCTTGCCAATAACTGGGCAGAGATGCCACAATATTTTGTAACATCTTCTACCGAAGGTACGGGCCGTGACGCGGTACTCGACTACATCAGCGAAGTAAACCAGGGAATTTTTGACAATCAGGGATTTTTATAA
- a CDS encoding alpha/beta hydrolase: MYTTKKDGKYTYFEAGEGTPIIILHGLMGGLSNFGGVAEYFPKIGYKVVIPELPIYTQSILKTNVKAFARWVKDFITYKGFDRVILLGNSLGGHIALYHTKMYPEKMMGLIITGSSGLYESAMGDSYPRRGDYEYIQKKAGDVFYDPAIATKEIVDEVYAMANDRIKLIKTLTIAKSAIRHNMAKDLPKMHIPTCIIWGKNDNVTPPDVAEEFHKLLPNSSLYWIDKCGHAAMMEHPDEFNRLMHEWLKKLDTAQHLLREE, from the coding sequence ATGTACACTACGAAAAAAGACGGTAAATATACTTATTTTGAAGCCGGCGAAGGAACACCGATAATCATACTACATGGACTTATGGGAGGCCTAAGCAATTTCGGCGGAGTAGCGGAGTATTTCCCGAAAATAGGCTACAAAGTAGTCATTCCGGAACTCCCTATTTACACTCAGAGCATTTTAAAAACCAACGTAAAAGCTTTTGCCCGCTGGGTTAAAGACTTTATAACCTATAAAGGTTTTGACCGGGTGATATTGCTGGGCAACTCGCTTGGCGGACATATTGCACTATACCACACTAAAATGTACCCCGAAAAAATGATGGGGCTTATTATCACCGGAAGTTCAGGCCTTTATGAAAGCGCTATGGGCGACAGCTACCCGCGAAGAGGTGATTATGAGTACATACAGAAAAAAGCAGGCGATGTATTTTATGATCCTGCCATTGCTACAAAAGAAATTGTAGACGAGGTATATGCTATGGCAAACGACCGTATTAAGCTTATTAAAACCCTTACTATCGCAAAGAGCGCTATTCGCCACAACATGGCTAAGGATTTACCAAAAATGCATATTCCTACATGTATTATATGGGGCAAGAACGATAACGTAACACCTCCGGATGTTGCCGAAGAGTTCCATAAGCTACTGCCTAACTCATCGTTATACTGGATAGATAAATGCGGACACGCTGCCATGATGGAGCACCCGGATGAGTTTAACCGACTAATGCATGAATGGCTTAAAAAACTGGATACTGCACAACACCTTTTAAGAGAAGAATAA
- a CDS encoding MraZ family transcriptional regulator, translating into MNTIIGTYECKVDSKGRLMLPAPLKKQLHAGLEDGFVLKRSVFQPCLELYPMAEWNKMMQKINKLNRFVKKNNDFIRRFTAGVKVIEIDATGRLLIPKDLFVFAEMDKDVVLSSAVNIVEIWDKDKYEKSIDDSAVDFADLAEEVMGNLMDDEDGIS; encoded by the coding sequence TTGAATACCATTATCGGAACATACGAATGTAAGGTAGATTCAAAGGGAAGGCTGATGTTGCCTGCTCCTTTGAAGAAGCAATTGCATGCCGGACTGGAAGATGGATTCGTGTTAAAACGTTCGGTTTTTCAGCCTTGCTTAGAGCTGTATCCTATGGCAGAGTGGAATAAAATGATGCAGAAAATAAACAAGCTGAACCGGTTTGTGAAAAAGAATAACGACTTCATCAGGAGGTTTACCGCCGGTGTAAAGGTTATAGAGATTGATGCGACAGGAAGGCTGCTTATACCTAAAGATCTTTTTGTGTTTGCTGAAATGGATAAAGACGTAGTGCTTTCGTCTGCAGTAAATATTGTTGAGATATGGGATAAAGATAAATACGAAAAATCTATCGACGATTCTGCTGTAGATTTTGCAGATCTGGCAGAAGAAGTAATGGGTAATTTAATGGATGACGAAGATGGAATATCATAA
- a CDS encoding 16S rRNA methyltransferase — translation MEYHNPVLLKETVDGLNIKPDGIYVDVTFGGGGHSREIMKRLGPNGKLFGFDQDEDAQANIIDDERFVLIPENFRFIKRFLRFHNIKAVDGILADLGVSSHQFDVPERGFSTRFEAELDMRMSKKNELNAFVVINDYEEADIKRVLFDYGELKNGGAMAHVIVEARKEAPIKNSEQLKKVLSRFLPGHKSNKILAQIYQAIRIEVNQEMDVLKEFLEQSLEILNPGGRLSVISYHSLEDRLVKRYMRNGMFEGEPERDMFGNFSVPFKSIEKLIVPTEEEIKINNRARSAKLRVAEKK, via the coding sequence ATGGAATATCATAACCCGGTTTTATTGAAAGAAACGGTTGATGGCCTAAATATAAAGCCGGACGGAATATATGTTGATGTAACCTTTGGTGGTGGAGGCCATTCAAGGGAAATAATGAAAAGGCTGGGGCCGAACGGTAAATTGTTTGGTTTTGATCAGGATGAAGATGCACAGGCAAATATTATAGATGATGAACGTTTTGTACTGATCCCTGAAAATTTCAGGTTCATTAAAAGGTTTCTTCGCTTTCATAATATTAAAGCTGTAGATGGTATCCTTGCGGATCTTGGAGTTTCATCGCATCAGTTTGATGTTCCGGAGCGCGGTTTTTCTACCCGTTTTGAAGCAGAGCTGGATATGAGGATGAGTAAAAAGAATGAGTTAAACGCTTTTGTAGTAATTAATGATTATGAGGAAGCTGATATAAAGAGGGTTCTTTTTGATTATGGGGAGCTGAAAAATGGTGGAGCGATGGCGCATGTAATTGTAGAAGCAAGAAAAGAAGCGCCTATAAAAAACTCTGAACAGCTTAAAAAGGTTTTATCAAGGTTTCTTCCGGGGCATAAAAGCAATAAAATACTGGCGCAGATCTATCAGGCAATACGAATAGAAGTAAACCAGGAGATGGATGTGCTAAAGGAGTTTTTAGAGCAGTCGCTTGAAATTCTGAATCCGGGCGGAAGGTTGAGCGTTATATCCTATCACTCGCTGGAAGACAGGCTGGTTAAGCGTTATATGCGAAACGGAATGTTTGAGGGGGAGCCGGAACGCGATATGTTTGGCAATTTCTCGGTTCCGTTTAAAAGTATTGAAAAACTGATTGTTCCTACAGAAGAGGAAATAAAGATAAACAACAGGGCGCGTAGCGCTAAGCTAAGGGTAGCAGAAAAAAAATAA
- a CDS encoding S-adenosyl-methyltransferase, whose amino-acid sequence MKGGVINLLKAKYLVDQGSMKNWRFIIFLVLVCIVMIANSHNYEQKIFRISAMETEVKELRSEFVDMRSELMELKMESTVSRKMEERQIFPSSVPPTKIKVVKEEKKGFFEKLWQ is encoded by the coding sequence ATGAAAGGCGGGGTTATTAATTTATTGAAAGCAAAATATCTTGTAGACCAAGGGTCTATGAAGAACTGGCGCTTTATAATATTCCTTGTTCTTGTGTGTATTGTTATGATTGCGAACTCTCATAATTACGAGCAAAAAATTTTCAGGATAAGCGCAATGGAGACGGAAGTGAAAGAACTTCGATCGGAATTTGTAGATATGCGCTCAGAGCTTATGGAGCTGAAGATGGAATCTACGGTATCGCGTAAAATGGAGGAGAGGCAAATTTTTCCTTCGTCGGTACCGCCAACAAAGATCAAAGTGGTAAAGGAAGAGAAAAAAGGATTCTTTGAAAAATTATGGCAGTAG